A genomic segment from Euleptes europaea isolate rEulEur1 chromosome 15, rEulEur1.hap1, whole genome shotgun sequence encodes:
- the ZNF142 gene encoding zinc finger protein 142 has translation MNTGAVTREPEGRDKMSTLCQELLLPRPLDSRNEDSHDISSENLAMGQSLLLTEASVVETETGEVEILVEAAASSMSLSNPGNTTKVLVKVVELYFCERCGQSFSDPSLLSQHQCVELSRQHLTSIPQLQGLPLGLANQDLAVPGEGPAVHQAPTQNLSERSRQDPELYTEPLLCPICQAEFALPGELKEHFKDQHKPQGTSVCPEEGCHFSSEDRKQLRDHLWHVHQVSPVACAYRGCPLLFRCQEEMALHRRSHFPFHCEHCDFISANTKQFGQHRRSHVQEVETVLAAGAVGESNEHSFTAVERKERTDHLLLNSEVESLSKSGNSLEAQHGWAVMEIDSGLEGHADSKEVLHEDQTVLTKEDNSGKRGNALLEEEEEEEGEGISCKAAQGNKKAYTKKTKASHVQLLKGDGAKDSKYLFKTHMCPECKRCFKKRTHLVEHLHLHFPDPRLQCPNCQKFFTSKSKLKIHMMRETGEKAHRCPLCHYSSVEKNALNRHMASMHEDISNFYSDVYSCPVCKETFKLSHALKEHLKTHKAEPKQLSCFQAGCSYCTEDRKEFLRHVREVHGIKAVECKYYACSLLFPSAEVMEVHRKTHYAFHCQQCDFICSNKHIFRKHKKQGHPGSEELQCSFCPFATFNAVEFHDHVGKMHASEKIHQCTECSFATAHKRVLIRHMLLHTGEKPHKCELCDFTCRDVSYLSKHMLTHSDDKNYMCTECGYVTKWKHYLNVHMRKHTGDLRYQCNQCPYRCHRADQLSSHKLRHQGKSLICEVCGFTCKRKYELQKHMLAKHSQDYQVPVFQCQYCSYQTKYKQALLNHENCKHTKQREFRCALCPYRTFSNTSLFFHKRKVHGYVPGDKDWQVNYASKEVEVSSTEAVLGRNLAMTLCSHSSPSLCGKEPWPNKANSPPPEAQAKFQRRQSFIIPVFGNGNNAETLAEEAVGGQDHSKAGMGPPGEFSEKAPVSSREPGDVSSVLDQNCTLHLEPLCDSEQALEQLAKEMPTALPGKQEALDCRIMGSACEALGPRDPLTMEDSDPALEDIPDFEEETEVHGDGELEQEEDVGSGVSENSEKDTRQDPGGKEKDRQDPGPLQVPPSPEEGVGCKELSEQETWSNVLKSDSLQPDACCDFYLAPGGALLHSEDVSQSESLLKALRRQDREQAETLVLEGRVQMLVVQSESPVFRCEKCSYITRKEKSMSVHFKVGCQGRKGPLVCQECGAIFKQQRGLNTHILKKCPVLMKKNNGKLVCMDQSVAEQTSQKGLEMVEAKRNGAGALNELEMSKLQEGSGAVGHEDAGCLATVHPDVQNLAVDQPSQDVLAMAVEEKLSQAAIDTATSHSEKYSLEWGRFRCKSCSFVCSRASTIRSHVQAGCRGLERFWCPLCSKPLRSKRALKIHQSEAHVEAQPTELLGRTKGAVPPEGGEEHENGQAGRAEVGQPDGSAAAAAVSPHPATGHKRRHFSCPACPFTCHQERALKTHRNRGCLKRGEFRCTLCPFTSEADGALRLHRKVHRKYYSTRPQLACHQCDFTCKQARCLRQHERLKHEGVKPHKCPYCEFSTTRRYRLDAHQSLHTGVGRIACPTCGQTFGTNSKLRIHRLRVHEKKPTHFCPLCDYSGYIQNDITRHVNSCHQGELNFSCSHCAARFSSETALKQHALRQHEEKVSYCCPHCAFVCHSEATLKCHVQKQHPHLQCATCKETLTTREELEEHKKLHFSHRCDCCSFAAKERQQLVNHYLEAHEPSVAEERPLKCSFCDFACHRQLVFDHHVKGHGGTRVYKCSDCEYTTKNKQKITWHFRIHTGEKPYQCPVCQYACADPSRLKYHMRIHKEERKYLCPECGYKCKWVNQMKYHMTKHTGIKPYQCDECQYCTNRADALRIHKETRHREARSFICEQCGKAFKTRFLLKTHLKKHSEEKPYVCNVCCRGFRWAAGLRHHYLTHTNEHPFFCRYCSYKAKQKFQVIKHLQRHHREQGGTEGDLSKGVGKDPGTLPVHLHDVQLEMFPSRHPEAQGLPHS, from the exons ATGAACACAGGAGCAGTGACCAGAGAGCCTGAGGGAAGAGACAAAATGAGTACTCTTTGCCAGGAGCTGCTGCTACCCAGACCATTGGATTCAAGAAATGAAGACAGCCAtgacatctccagtgaaaatCTAGCCATGGGACAGAGCTtacttttaacagaggcttctgTGGTAGAAACAGAAACGGGTGAGGTTGAAATACTTGTAGAAGCCGCGGCTAGCAGCATGTCCCTGAGCAATCCTGGAAACACGACCA AAGTCCTGGTCAAAGTTGTGGAGCTGTATTTCTGTGAGCGGTGTGGGCAGAGCTTTTCTGATCCCAGCCTGCTCTCCCAGCATCAGTGTGTTGAGCTTTCCAGACAGCACCTCACAAGCATTCCTCAACTCCAAGGGTTACCACTAGGACTTGCTAACCAGGATCTGGCTGTGCCTGGAGAAGGCCCAGCTGTCCACCAAGCACCAACACAGAACTTGTCAGAAAGAAGCAGGCAGGACCCTGAGTTATACACCGAGCCCCTCCTGTGTCCCATTTGCCAAGCTGAATTTGCACTGCCTGGTGAGCTAAAGGAACATTTCAAGGATCAGCATAAACCTCAGGGTACCTCAGTTTGCCCTGAGGAAGGTTGTCACTTCAGCTCGGAGGACCGCAAGCAGCTACGGGATCATCTGTGGCATGTCCATCAGGTTTCTCCAGTAGCCTGTGCCTACCGGGGCTGCCCACTCTTATTCCGATGTCAAGAAGAAATGGCACTTCATCGCAGGAGCCACTTCCCCTTTCATTGTGAGCACTGTGACTTCATCAGTGCCAACACCAAGCAGTTTGGGCAGCACAGACGCAGCCATGTGCAGGAGGTGGAGACGGTGCTGGCGGCAGGAGCAGTTGGCGAGAGCAATGAGCATAGCTTCACTGCTGTGGAGAGAAAGGAACGGACTGATCATCTGCTTCTCAACTCAG AGGTAGAATCACTGAGCAAATCAGGGAATTCTCTTGAAGCTCAGCATGGTTGGGCGGTGATGGAAATAGATTCTGGCCTGGAAGGACATGCTGATAGCAAGGAAGTGCTTCATGAAGACCAGACAGTATTGACCAAGGAAGATAATTCTGGAAAGAGAGGGAATGCATTactggaggaagaagaggaggaggagggagaggggatctCATGCAAGGCAGCCCAAGGGAACAAGAAAGCCTATACCAAGAAAACAAAAGCATCTCATGTCCAGCTGCTCAAAG GAGACGGGGCAAAGGACTCCAAATACCTGTTCAAGACCCACATGTGCCCAGAGTGCAAGCGGTGTTTCAAGAAGCGGACTCACCTGGTGGAACACCTTCACCTGCATTTCCCAGACCCCAGACTGCAGTGCCCGAACTGTCAGAAATTCTTCACCAGTAAGAGCAAGCTGAAGATCCATATGATGCGCGAGACTGGGGAGAAGGCTCATCGCTGCCCTCTTTGCCACTACAGCTCTGTTGAGAAGAATGCCCTCAACAGGCACATGGCCAGCATGCATGAGGACATCTCCAACTTTTACTCAGACGTCTACTCCTGCCCCGTATGCAAGGAGACGTTCAAGCTCAGCCACGCCCTCAAGGAACATCTTAAGACTCACAAAGCAGAGCCCAAGCAATTGAGCTGCTTCCAGGCAGGTTGTAGCTACTGCACCGAGGATCGCAAGGAGTTCCTGCGGCATGTCCGGGAGGTGCATGGCATTAAAGCTGTGGAGTGCAAGTACTATGCCTGCTCCCTGCTTTTTCCATCTGCAGAGGTCATGGAGGTGCATCGCAAAACACACTATGCCTTCCACTGCCAGCAGTGTGATTTCATCTGCTCCAACAAGCATATCTTCCGCAAACATAAGAAGCAAGGCCACCCAGGAAGCGAAGAGCTCCAGTGTAGTTTCTGCCCTTTTGCCACCTTCAACGCTGTGGAATTCCATGACCATGTTGGGAAGATGCATGCGAGCGAGAAGATACACCAGTGCACTGAATGCAGTTTTGCCACTGCGCACAAGAGGGTCCTCATCCGCCACATGCTGCTCCATACAG GAGAGAAGCCTCACAAATGTGAACTGTGTGACTTCACTTGCCGAGATGTGAGCTACCTTTCTAAGCATATGCTGACCCATTCTGATGATAAGAACTACATGTGCACTGAATGTGGCTATGTGACAAAGTGGAAGCACTACCTGAATGTTCACATGCGCAAGCACACAGGAGATCTCAG GTACCAGTGCAATCAGTGTCCCTACCGCTGCCATCGGGCTGACCAGTTGAGCAGCCACAAGCTACGTCATCAAGGCAAGTCCTTGATCTGTGAGGTGTGCGGCTTCACTTGCAAGCGCAAGTATGAGCTGCAGAAGCACATGCTGGCCAAACACTCTCAGGACTACCAGGTGCCTGTCTTCCAGTGCCAGTATTGCAGCTACCAGACCAAGTACAAGCAAGCCCTGCTCAACCACGAGAACTGCAAGCACACCAAGCAGAGGGAGTTCCGCTGTGCCCTCTGCCCTTACCGCACCTTCAGCAACACTAGCCTCTTCTTCCACAAGCGCAAGGTCCATGGGTACGTGCCAGGTGACAAAGACTGGCAGGTGAACTATGCCAGCAAGGAGGTGGAAGTCAGCTCCACTGAGGCTGTGCTCGGTCGCAACCTTGCCATGACGCTGTGTTCCCACTCCAGCCCTTCTCTGTGTGGGAAAGAGCCGTGGCCCAACAAAGCAAATTCCCCACCTCCAGAAGCTCAGGCGAAGTTCCAGCGGCGACAGTCTTTCATCATACCGGTCTTTGGGAATGGAAATAACGCTGAGACACTGGCAGAAGAAGCTGTTGGAGGGCAGGACCACAGCAAGGCAGGCATGGGTCCTCCAGGAGAATTCTCCGAGAAAGCACCTGTGAGTTCCAGGGAACCCGGCGATGTCAGCAGCGTGCTGGATCAAAATTGCACCTTGCACCTGGAGCCCTTGTGTGATTCAGAACAGGCTCTGGAGCAGCTGGCCAAGGAGATGCCCACAGCTCTGCCAGGGAAACAAGAGGCTCTGGACTGCAGGATAATGGGGTCAGCCTGTGAAGCATTAGGCCCTAGAGATCCCCTTACGATGGAGGACAGTGATCCTGCCCTTGAAGATATACCTGACTTTGAGGAGGAAACCGAAGTCCATGGGGACGGAGAGTTGGAGCAGGAGGAAGATGTTGGTTCTGGTGTTAGTGAGAACAGTGAAAAGGACACTCGGCAAGATccaggggggaaagagaaggacaGGCAGGACCCAGGACCCCTGCAAGTACCACCCAGTCCTGAGGAGGGAGTAGGGTGCAAAGAGCTGAGTGAACAGGAGACCTGGTCAAACGTGTTGAAGTCAGACTCCCTCCAACCTGATGCCTGCTGTGACTTTTACCTGGCCCCAGGAGGTGCTCTTCTCCATTCAGAAGATGTTTCCCAATCAGAGTCACTTCTCAAGGCTCTAAGGAGGCAGGACAGAGAGCAGGCAGAAACCTTGGTGCTGGAAGGGAGGGTGCAGATGCTGGTGGTGCAGTCTGAAAGCCCGGTGTTCAGGTGTGAGAAGTGCTCATACATCACCAGGAAGGAGAAGTCCATGTCAGTGCACTTCAAAGTAGGTTGCCAGGGCAGAAAGGGCCCTCTGGTGTGCCAAGAGTGTGGAGCCATCTTCAAGCAGCAAAGAGGGTTAAACACTCACATCCTTAAGAAGTGCCCAGTCCTCATGAAAAAGAACAATGGAAAATTAGTCTGCATGGATCAGTCTGTTGCTGAACAGACCAGCCAGAAGGGTCTGGAAATGGTAGAGGCAAAAAGGAATGGTGCAGGAGCCTTAAATGAGCTAGAGATGAGCAAGCTGCAGGAGGGGTCTGGGGCTGTGGGACACGAGGATGCAGGCTGTCTGGCCACTGTGCATCCTGACGTACAGAATTTGGCCGTTGATCAGCCATCTCAGGATGTCCTTGCGATGGCGGTAGAAGAAAAATTGTCACAAGCTGCCATAGACACAGCCACCTCCCATTCAGAAAAATACTCCTTGGAATGGGGCCGGTTCCGCTGTAAGTCGTGTTCGTTCGTCTGTTCCCGAGCGTCCACCATCCGTTCCCACGTGCAGGCTGGCTGCCGTGGCCTGGAGAGGTTCTGGTGCCCTCTATGCTCCAAGCCTCTCCGCTCCAAGAGGGCTCTGAAGATCCACCAATCAGAAGCGCACGTTGAAGCCCAGCCCACCGAGTTGCTTGGAAGGACCAAAGGCGCCGTCCCCCCAGAAGGAGGAGAGGAGCACGAGAACGGGCAGGCTGGCCGTGCAGAGGTGGGGCAGCCTGATGGgtcagcggcggcagcagcagtgtCTCCCCACCCAGCCACTGGGCACAAGAGGCGGCACTTCTCTTGCCCCGCCTGCCCTTTCACGTGCCACCAGGAGCGTGCCCTGAAGACTCACAGGAACCGGGGATGCCTGAAGCGGGGCGAGTTCCGCTGCACACTGTGCCCCTTCACTTCCGAGGCTGACGGAGCCCTGAGGCTGCACCGCAAGGTCCACCGGAAGTACTACAGCACGCGGCCCCAGCTGGCCTGCCACCAGTGTGACTTCACTTGCAAGCAAGCCCGCTGCCTGCGCCAGCACGAGCGCCTCAAGCACGAAGGTGTGAAGCCCCACAAGTGCCCTTACTGTGAGTTCAGCACCACACGGCGCTACCGCCTGGATGCCCACCAGTCCTTGCACACAGGGGTAGGCCGCATTGCCTGCCCTACTTGTGGCCAGACCTTTGGCACCAACTCCAAACTGCGCATTCACCGTTTGCGAGTCCATGAGAAGAAGCCCACGCACTTCTGCCCGCTCTGTGACTACAGTGGCTATATTCAGAACGACATCACCCGCCATGTCAACAGCTGCCACCAAGGGGAGCTGAACTTTTCCTGCTCACACTGCGCGGCTCGTTTCAGTTCCGAAACTGCGCTCAAGCAGCATGCTCTGCGGCAGCATGAGGAGAAAGTCTCCTACTGTTGTCCGCACTGTGCCTTCGTTTGCCACAGTGAGGCCACCCTCAAGTGCCACGTCCAGAAGCAGCACCCTCACCTGCAGTGCGCTACCTGTAAGGAGACTCTGACCACCCGCGAGGAGCTGGAGGAGCATAAGAAACTGCACTTCAGTCACCGCTGTGACTGCTGCAGCTTTGCAGCCAAAGAGCGGCAGCAGCTCGTGAACCACTACTTGGAGGCCCACGAGCCCTCTGTGGCTGAGGAAAGGCCGCTCAAGTGCTCCTTCTGTGACTTTGCCTGCCACCGCCAGCTGGTCTTTGACCACCACGTGAAGGGTCACGGCGGCACCCGTGTTTACAAGTGTTCCGACTGTGAGTACACCACCAAGAACAAGCAAAAGATCACCTGGCACTTCCGCATCCATACTGGAGAGAAGCCTTACCAGTGCCCCGTGTGCCAGTATGCCTGCGCTGACCCTTCACGCCTCAAG TATCACATGCGCATCCACAAGGAAGAGAGGAAGTACCTTTGCCCAGAGTGTGGCTACAAGTGCAAGTGGGTGAATCAAATGAAGTACCACATGACGAAGCATACAG